aaaaggaattgcAGGATGAAGCTATCAAACATATTGACGATTTTTACGATTCTtacaataaaaagaaggaacAACAATTGGAAGATGCTGCTAAGGAAGCTGAGGCTttcttaaagaaaagagatgaattttttggtCAAGACAATACGACCTGGGATCGTGCACTTCAATTAATTAACCAAGATGATGCCGATATCATTGGGGGTAGAGACAGGTCTAAGCttaaagaaattcttttgaGATTGAAAGGTAACGCGAAGGCTCCCGGTGCttaaatgatgatgaataaTAAGAACCATAATGAACTAAGGAAGAGAAGGGGCTTATTCCCTATCATTCCCGTCATACATGAGTATCATACTTGATAGGTTCAGTAAATAACTAATTCATACTGTAAATTCATTTATCAAGACAACTATAATATAGATTATTTACAAACTTGTAAACTCTTCTCTTCTAAAAAAACACATCACATAATACTAAGctgaaacaaaaagaatagTATATATTTCCCAAAGTTGCAATGCCAATACTTTTTCAAGTAAACATTAACCAAGGACTTCGCAAAGAATTTTGCGAAAAATGGGctgattttcattttacTTGTTGGATCCACGAAGGTGAATGTAAGAAGCATCACGATGCACCGCAATTTGTTGCCCATTAATCTGCGCCTTTTCGTGACGAATAAATATTCGATACACTGCCTTAATATAGTCCATTTTAGACTTGGAAAAAAACCCTTGGTGAAATatgaatttattatcttttcgTTTATATTTGCATAATTATCATCAATTGTAACTTCATGTATTTCATTTAGTCTGTCCATTACATGCTTCaaatttgatgaagatatgGGCCAATCATTATGGTTCTTGACCCCAAGGTATTGAGAAAAGTTCCTGACTTCGTGGCCGCCGACATTCTTATTTGATTTCGTCCCTGaagtaaaaaagaattttaaTGTTCTGTGATATACTGCCAAAACTGTGAAAATGGCATTGATTGTGAAGAAATCTATTAAAAATGGCCTATGGTCAAAAAGCACACGGAATGGTAACGAACTCCTGTCCAGTTTGGCAAATAATACAATAATCGCTAAACACACAAGAATTTGCTGGAATTTTATTAATGTACCCTgggaaaaatttttttttttcaaccatTGTGTTAATTTTGCGATCTTTAATTTGGAGGCTATAGCTTCCACAAGAAAGTGTGCGATAATCCACGAAGGTACCTCACCCTTGGTAAGCATTAACGATATTCCTACAATGGAAGACCAGTGAATataatgattttttaaaaatgggAACTTCATCAAAGTTGGATATAGTATGTTCAGCAAGACTAATATAGTAGACTCTCTTAGCCATGGCATGATATcatttatttgaatattttcaccctgtaattttttcaatttccattttttgacATAAAATACTAGGTTTATTCCATAGACTTGggttattcttttcaagatgatgacgagttgttttcttctcttcttgttcaaGAGGAGTAGAAGCCTTCTTATTATCTGCTTGAAGCCAGAAACTGCTTTCCCAGTACCATTTGGACGATTGTGTTTCATATAGTTAGCAAGTGTATACTCTCATTAGCTCTGTTCGCGATGTGTATTTCGTGGTGCTTTATATAGGGTTTTTAACTTTTCCCCATGAACATTCGCTGTTATGTATTCGCAACTAAAAATAATGTCTctctttaattttaatttaCATCCAAAGTACGGAAATGGTAACTAAACtatatacaaaaaaagttcgctcaaaaaaaagtttaacTATTGTCCAATTGTGCCCATTTTGGTAAATCTGTTTTGAACTTGAATTTGCCATTAATCT
This sequence is a window from Saccharomyces cerevisiae S288C chromosome VII, complete sequence. Protein-coding genes within it:
- the PEX35 gene encoding Pex35p (Regulator of peroxisome abundance; peroxisomal membrane protein, remote homolog to several curvature-generating human proteins; functionally interacts with vesicle-budding-inducing ADP-ribosylation factor Arf1p) codes for the protein MKHNRPNGTGKAVSGFKQIIRRLLLLLNKKRRKQLVIILKRITQVYGINLVFYVKKWKLKKLQGENIQINDIMPWLRESTILVLLNILYPTLMKFPFLKNHYIHWSSIVGISLMLTKGEVPSWIIAHFLVEAIASKLKIAKLTQWLKKKNFSQGTLIKFQQILVCLAIIVLFAKLDRSSLPFRVLFDHRPFLIDFFTINAIFTVLAVYHRTLKFFFTSGTKSNKNVGGHEVRNFSQYLGVKNHNDWPISSSNLKHVMDRLNEIHEVTIDDNYANINEKIINSYFTKGFFPSLKWTILRQCIEYLFVTKRRRLMGNKLRCIVMLLTFTFVDPTSKMKISPFFAKFFAKSLVNVYLKKYWHCNFGKYILFFLFQLSIM